In Deltaproteobacteria bacterium, one DNA window encodes the following:
- a CDS encoding cupin domain-containing protein, producing MTPTTAHPVLDPDRIEPHRGTAYPPPHDRGFDGRLKRRLTQPLGLSQFGVNLVTLEPGAMSSQRHWHAREDEFVYVVRGPITLITDHGEQELTDGMVAGFPAGVPNGHHLVNRSDRAVTYLEVGTRASEEVAEYPDIDLRAVKEGGVFRFTTKSGAPLSR from the coding sequence ATGACACCGACGACCGCCCACCCCGTCCTCGATCCAGACCGCATCGAACCGCACCGCGGGACGGCCTATCCGCCTCCGCACGACCGCGGGTTCGACGGACGACTCAAGCGCCGACTCACGCAGCCGCTGGGCCTTTCCCAGTTCGGCGTGAACCTCGTCACTCTCGAACCCGGCGCGATGTCCTCGCAACGCCACTGGCACGCGAGGGAGGACGAGTTCGTGTATGTCGTGCGCGGACCGATCACCCTCATCACCGACCACGGCGAGCAAGAGCTGACCGACGGCATGGTCGCCGGGTTTCCCGCCGGCGTTCCGAATGGCCACCACCTCGTCAACCGCTCCGACCGCGCCGTGACCTACCTCGAGGTCGGCACCCGCGCGTCCGAGGAGGTCGCGGAGTACCCCGACATCGACCTGCGCGCCGTCAAGGAAGGCGGGGTGTTTCGCTTCACGACGAAGTCCGGCGCGCCCCTGTCCCGGTAG